Proteins from a genomic interval of Stenotrophomonas sp. 24(2023):
- the traD gene encoding conjugal transfer protein TraD gives MATDVEKQREKLDRMMTSLAKEQAKLLMAEKAEQRKQQREAAKARLKERSALFRSADAHRKIVLGGLTIAAGADDWDPAEIVGALLLVAEQLAQHPGKREHLRQKGIAHLEAREATRKAAQS, from the coding sequence ATGGCAACCGATGTAGAGAAGCAACGCGAGAAGTTGGACCGCATGATGACCAGCTTGGCGAAAGAACAAGCCAAGCTCTTGATGGCGGAGAAGGCCGAGCAGCGAAAGCAGCAACGCGAAGCCGCGAAAGCCAGGCTCAAGGAACGTTCGGCATTGTTCCGTTCGGCGGACGCCCATCGAAAAATTGTTCTCGGCGGGCTGACCATCGCGGCTGGTGCCGACGACTGGGATCCAGCGGAAATCGTTGGAGCGTTGCTGCTGGTCGCTGAGCAACTGGCACAGCATCCGGGCAAGCGCGAGCACCTCCGGCAAAAAGGCATTGCACACCTGGAAGCGCGCGAAGCGACGCGCAAGGCGGCCCAGTCATGA
- a CDS encoding SDR family NAD(P)-dependent oxidoreductase has translation MNLSNNTILITGGTSGIGLELARQLLAAGNTVLITGRSASRLAEVRSAVPALHTFICDQRDPASIVSACRSISETFPSLNMLINNAGIGRKRNLNETDRPLDDLEDEIRTNLTGPIQLINQLLPLLKRQQRATIVNVTSGLAFVPMALKPIYCATKAAMHSYTQSLRVQLAKTRVKVVELAPPATGTAFNTDQQDMNAHRQMDVATLCRAALRGLEKERDEVLPGASRLIRLIGRISPRTTFKRADAEQMGTG, from the coding sequence TTGAATCTTTCCAACAACACCATCCTGATTACCGGCGGTACAAGCGGGATCGGGCTGGAGCTGGCCAGGCAGCTGCTCGCAGCGGGCAACACCGTGCTGATCACCGGAAGGTCGGCATCCCGCCTGGCAGAGGTCCGCAGTGCAGTCCCTGCCTTGCACACGTTCATCTGCGACCAGCGTGATCCGGCATCGATCGTGAGCGCCTGCAGGTCGATTTCCGAAACCTTTCCTTCCTTGAACATGCTGATCAACAACGCCGGCATCGGGCGCAAGCGCAATCTGAACGAAACGGATCGCCCGCTGGATGATCTGGAAGATGAGATCAGAACGAACCTGACAGGTCCGATCCAGTTGATCAACCAGCTGCTGCCTTTGTTGAAGCGTCAGCAGCGCGCCACCATCGTGAATGTCACCTCAGGTCTTGCATTCGTTCCGATGGCGCTCAAGCCCATCTACTGTGCCACCAAGGCGGCCATGCACTCGTACACGCAATCGCTCCGCGTACAGCTGGCGAAAACGCGGGTCAAGGTTGTCGAACTGGCGCCGCCCGCCACGGGTACGGCGTTCAACACGGATCAGCAGGACATGAATGCCCACAGGCAGATGGACGTTGCCACACTCTGCCGTGCCGCGTTGCGGGGGCTTGAGAAAGAGCGCGACGAGGTGCTGCCCGGGGCGAGCAGGTTGATCCGCTTGATCGGGCGCATCAGCCCGCGCACCACCTTCAAGCGCGCGGACGCCGAGCAGATGGGCACGGGCTGA
- a CDS encoding endonuclease/exonuclease/phosphatase family protein, with protein sequence MLSILRRPALFALLALALPAGAAWAASPAPLTVMSFNVRTPADTAPGKRWEDRRDAMVKVIRDAHPAVVGTQELVQAQADYLVAHLPGYRWFGEGRRGGHGDEHMGVFYDTAVLAVEDSGNYWLSDTPEVPGSITWGNLYPRMVTWAVFRRLEDGRRFYFMDTHLPYRDEDEPRRVKGAHLIATRLAQLPPDLPVVVTGDFNSEPGGTTYAAFTRVLQDTRTQVAAPQGPRLTFHDFTGTPTAELDWVLVRGFRAREFATLDTRVDGILPSDHFPLRVVLDWPSR encoded by the coding sequence ATGCTGTCCATCCTGCGCCGTCCGGCGCTGTTCGCTCTGCTCGCCCTTGCCCTGCCCGCCGGCGCGGCCTGGGCGGCGTCGCCCGCACCGTTGACGGTGATGTCATTCAATGTCCGCACGCCGGCCGACACCGCGCCCGGCAAGCGCTGGGAAGACCGTCGCGATGCCATGGTCAAGGTCATCCGCGATGCCCATCCGGCGGTGGTTGGCACCCAGGAACTGGTGCAGGCGCAGGCCGATTACCTGGTGGCGCACCTGCCGGGCTATCGCTGGTTCGGCGAAGGCCGCCGGGGCGGCCACGGCGATGAACACATGGGCGTGTTCTACGACACCGCGGTGCTGGCAGTGGAGGACTCGGGCAACTACTGGCTGTCCGATACACCGGAGGTCCCCGGCAGCATCACCTGGGGCAACCTGTACCCCCGCATGGTGACCTGGGCCGTGTTCCGCCGCCTGGAAGACGGCCGCCGCTTCTACTTCATGGATACCCACCTGCCCTACCGGGACGAGGATGAGCCGCGCCGGGTGAAGGGTGCCCACCTGATCGCCACGCGGTTGGCACAGCTGCCGCCCGACCTGCCGGTGGTAGTGACCGGTGATTTCAACAGCGAGCCGGGCGGCACGACCTACGCCGCCTTCACGCGGGTGCTGCAGGACACCCGTACGCAGGTGGCCGCCCCCCAGGGGCCGCGCCTGACGTTCCATGATTTCACCGGAACGCCCACCGCCGAGCTGGACTGGGTGCTGGTGCGCGGCTTCCGTGCCCGTGAGTTCGCCACGCTGGATACGCGCGTGGACGGCATCCTGCCCTCGGACCACTTCCCGCTGCGCGTCGTGCTGGACTGGCCCTCCCGCTGA
- a CDS encoding DUF6265 family protein gives MHPVLTLLLASNLALAAPAPAAPAAPAAPAAPAEGLQSLAWLAGCWQHDNAEAGTGEQWMPLAGGTLIGTSRTIRNGRTVAHEFMQLRQREDGSVVFIALPSGQRETAFVLTGQDDNGTTFSNPDNDFPQRIIYAQRGTDRLHARIEGAHAGTPRAVDFPMHRIACAGP, from the coding sequence ATGCACCCGGTTCTGACGCTGCTGCTGGCCAGCAACCTGGCCTTGGCAGCCCCCGCACCTGCCGCACCCGCCGCACCCGCCGCACCCGCCGCACCCGCAGAAGGATTGCAGTCGCTGGCCTGGCTGGCCGGTTGCTGGCAGCACGACAATGCCGAAGCCGGTACCGGCGAACAGTGGATGCCCCTGGCAGGCGGAACATTGATCGGCACCAGCCGCACCATCCGCAACGGGCGCACGGTGGCCCATGAGTTCATGCAGCTGCGCCAGCGCGAGGATGGCAGCGTCGTGTTCATCGCGCTGCCATCAGGCCAGCGCGAAACCGCCTTCGTGCTGACCGGCCAGGATGACAACGGCACGACCTTCAGCAACCCGGACAACGATTTCCCGCAGCGGATCATCTATGCGCAGCGCGGCACCGATCGCCTGCATGCCCGCATCGAAGGCGCGCACGCTGGCACGCCCCGCGCCGTGGACTTCCCGATGCACCGCATCGCCTGCGCAGGACCATGA
- a CDS encoding PAAR domain-containing protein produces the protein MARTWIVLGDRLSSGGQVLQGSTTTDIDGKPVARIGDPALCARHGSTRIASGDSTVVIDGQPVARHGDVCACGCSLIAGNQARVFLDGGGGGGGSGGGAASTAAAAAAVAGLLGAAAKQLDKSPSSGRFDQALRFLTPSREPLANVPYVLELDNGEQVSGTTDADGATARIETDAAVRIVQATLREASGSATCCTPEAGTEDSVTFPVQGAATTEEAYGASVVEVEASGHERSLTAGELEIARKVFGSAVDYSKVKVHNHGYWLFFGFQDKNTAVTPNGEMYFPKGIYEEDYAALGVDKQHWFIHEMVHVWQYQLGYAIKWVRMFRPNMKYEYAPSNEKRLCDFNMEQQGDIVADYFVANFTTSPYQATIAARVGAANVASVLAPMMADFLADPTATSNLPNTKE, from the coding sequence ATGGCACGTACATGGATTGTCCTGGGAGACCGCCTGAGCAGCGGGGGCCAGGTGCTGCAGGGATCGACCACCACGGACATCGACGGCAAGCCGGTCGCCCGCATAGGCGATCCTGCGCTGTGCGCGCGCCATGGCAGCACGCGCATTGCCAGCGGTGACAGCACGGTGGTCATCGACGGCCAGCCCGTCGCACGCCACGGCGATGTCTGTGCCTGTGGGTGTTCATTGATCGCCGGCAACCAGGCGCGGGTGTTCCTGGACGGCGGTGGCGGTGGCGGTGGCAGCGGCGGCGGCGCGGCATCGACCGCCGCAGCGGCGGCCGCCGTGGCCGGCCTGCTGGGGGCGGCGGCCAAGCAACTGGACAAGTCCCCTTCGAGCGGGCGCTTCGATCAGGCGCTGCGCTTCCTCACCCCGTCACGGGAACCGCTGGCCAACGTCCCCTATGTCCTTGAGCTGGACAACGGTGAGCAGGTCTCGGGCACCACCGACGCCGACGGTGCCACCGCTCGCATCGAAACCGATGCCGCCGTGCGCATCGTGCAGGCCACCCTGCGCGAGGCCAGCGGCAGCGCGACCTGCTGTACGCCCGAAGCCGGCACCGAAGACAGCGTGACCTTCCCGGTGCAGGGCGCGGCCACCACCGAGGAGGCCTATGGCGCATCGGTGGTCGAGGTCGAGGCGAGCGGGCATGAGCGCAGCCTCACCGCCGGTGAGCTGGAGATCGCACGCAAGGTCTTCGGCAGCGCGGTGGACTACAGCAAGGTCAAGGTGCACAACCACGGCTACTGGTTGTTCTTCGGCTTCCAGGACAAGAACACCGCTGTCACGCCCAACGGCGAAATGTATTTCCCCAAGGGCATCTATGAAGAAGACTACGCCGCCCTGGGCGTGGACAAGCAGCACTGGTTCATCCACGAAATGGTACATGTCTGGCAGTACCAGCTCGGCTACGCCATCAAGTGGGTGCGCATGTTCCGGCCGAACATGAAGTACGAGTATGCCCCGTCCAACGAGAAGCGGCTGTGCGACTTCAACATGGAACAGCAGGGCGACATCGTGGCCGATTACTTCGTGGCCAACTTCACCACGTCCCCTTACCAGGCCACCATCGCGGCGCGCGTCGGGGCGGCGAACGTGGCCTCGGTGCTCGCGCCGATGATGGCCGACTTCCTGGCCGACCCCACGGCCACCAGCAACCTGCCCAATACGAAGGAGTGA